GCGCGGCCGGCCATGATGTCGTCGAGCTGTTCGCTGTCGATGGTTTCCCACTCGAGCAGGGCCTTGGCCATGGCATGCATCTTGTCGCTGTTTTCCTCGATGAGGCGGCGCGCCAGGGCGTACTGCTCGTCGATGATGCGGCGGACTTCGGCGTCGACCTTTTCCATGGTCTGCTCGCTCATGTTCGTGGTCTTGGTGACCGAGCGGCCGAGGAACACTTCGCCCTCGTTCTCGGCATAGACCATCGGGCCCAGCGCATCGGTCATGCCGTAGCGCGTGACCATGTCGCGGGCGATCGAGGTCGCGCGCTCGAAGTCGTTGCTCGCGCCGGTGGTCATCTGGTGCATGAACACTTCTTCGGCAATGCGGCCGCCGAACAGCATGCTGATCTGGTTCAGCATGTACTCGCGGTCGTAGCTGTAGCGGTCTTGCGCCGGCAGGCTCATGGTCACGCCCAGGGCGCGGCCACGCGGAATGATCGTGACCTTGTGGACCGGGTCGCACTTGGGCAGCAGCTTGCCGATGAGGGCGTGGCCGGACTCGTGGTAGGCCGTGTTGCGGCGCTCTTCCTCGGGCATGACCATGCTCTTGCGCTCGGGGCCCATGAAGATCTTGTCCTTGGCCTTCTCGAAGTCCTGCATCTCGACGACGCGCGCATTGCGGCGTGCCGCCATCAGGGCGGCTTCGTTGCAGAGATTGGCCAGGTCGGCGCCGGACATGCCGGGCGTGCCGCGCGCGATGACGCTCGGGTTCACGTCCTGGCCCAGCGGCACCTTGCGCATGTGGACGCCCAGGATCTGCTCGCGGCCGCGGATGTCTGGCAGCGTGACATACACCTGGCGGTCGAAACGGCCGGGGCGCAGCAAGGCGGCGTCCAGGATGTCGGGGCGGTTGGTGGCGGCCACCACGATCACGCCGAGGTTGGTCTCGAAACCGTCCATCTCGACCAGCATCTGGTTCAAGGTCTGTTCGCGCTCATCGTTGCCGCCACCCAGGCCGGCACCGCGCTGGCGGCCTACCGCGTCGATTTCGTCGATGAAGATGATGCAGGGAGCGTTCTTCTTGGCGTTCTCGAACATGTCGCGCACACGGGCCGCACCCACGCCGACGAACATTTCGACGAAGTCGGAACCCGAGATCGAGAAGAACGGAACCTTGGCCTCACCGGCGATCGACTTGGCCAGCAAGGTCTTGCCGGTGCCCGGAGGGCCGACCAGCAGCAGGCCGCGCGGAATGCGGCCGCCGAGCTTCTGGAAGCGCTGCGGGTCCTTGAGGAAGTCGACCACTTCACGGACTTCTTCCTTGGCCTCGTCGCATCCTGCGACGTCGGCGAAAGTGACTGTGTTGTTGTTCTCGTCCATCATGCGGGCCTTGCTCTTGCCGAAGCTGAAAGCCCCGCCTTTGCCGCCGCCCTGCATCTGGCGCATGAAGTAGATCCAGACGCCGATCAGGAGCAGCATCGGGCCCCAGCTCACCAACAGCGTCATGAGGAGCGAGCCCTCTTCACGCGGCTTGACGTCGAACTTGACGTTGTGGTCGATCAGGTCGCCGACCAGCCCGCGGTCGAGCACCGTGGCCGTCGTGCGGATCTTGCGGTCGTCGTTGGTGACGGCCACGATCTCGCCGCCGCCAGCGCCTTCAGGAATGACGGCACTCTTGATCTGATTGTTTCGGACCTGGTCCAGGAACTCCGAATAGCTCACCGCTCCTGACCCGACACCGCCGCGGGTGTCGAACTGCTTGAACACAGTGAACAACACCATCGCGATGACAAGCCATACGGCTACTTTGGAAAACCACTGATTGTTCAAACGAAGCTCCAGTCGAAAGCGCGTGACAAGATTGTGAAAGAACGCGCTATGGATACGCAATTGCGCTCCATTTTAGGCTTTTCAAGCTGCGAAAAGCGGGCATTTCCCTAAAGCAGCCATAGCCTTGCAAGGGTCTGCACCTATACGGGCGCCCTGCCAGGGCCCCGGGTAGCAAGGTATCAAGGCGTTTCCTGGGCTTTCAGACCCATGCCGACCAGAAAGGTTTCGGACGATTTGTCCCGGGAAGCCTTTGGCTTGAAAGGCTTCACGGTCCGGAAATTGGCCTTGAACAGCTTCACCAGCTCGTCATAGCCGCTGCCATGGAAAAGCTTGGCCACCAGCGCCCCTTCAGGCTTCAGGTGGTGCTGAGAGAAGTCGATGGCAAGCTCGATCAGGTGCGCCACCCGGGCGGCGTCGGCCGAATGGATGCCCGACAGGTTGGGTGCCATGTCCGAGACCACCAGGTCGGCCTTGCGACCCGCCAGCACGCCCAGCACCTGCTCGAGGAGCGCCGCCTCGCGGAAATCGCCTTGCAGGAACGTCACGCCCTCGATCGGCTCCATCGGCAGCATGTCCAGCGCGACGATGGTGCCGTTCAGCTCGCCGGCCGCGGCGCCGGCGGGCGACATCCGCCGCCGCAGGTACTGGCTCCAGGCCCCCGGCGTGGAACCCAGGTCGACCACCAACTGGCCCGGCTTGACCAGCCCGAGCGATTCGTCGATTTCCTTGAGCTTGTAGGCGGCGCGTGCGCGGTACCCCTCCCGCGTGGCCAGCTTGACGTACGGATCGTTGATGTGGTCGTGCAGCCACGCCTTGTTGACTTTTTTGCTTTTCGCCTTGGTGCTCATGGGGAGCCTCTCGTGCTTCGCACTGCGGTATTCGCCTTGGAAGCGGCCCGGCGGTTCGAGAGGTTGCTTTCTACCCTCGATAATACGGGGATGCCCGCCATTCAACTTACCCCTGCCGAGCGCAAGGTGCACCGCGCCGAAGCTCACCACCTGGATCCGATCGTCATGGTCGGTGGAGACGGGCTGACCCCTGCCGTTAAAAAAGAAGCCGACGCAGCGCTCAAGGCCCACGGCCTCATCAAGGTTCGCGTCTTTTCCGACGACCGCCTGGCTCGCGACGCCATGCTTCGCGAACTGGCCGACGAACTCGATGCCGCGCCCATCCAGCACATCGGCAAGCTGCTGGTGCTGTGGCGCCCCAAGCCGGAGAAGGAGCGCGTGGTCGATGAAGACCGCATGCCCGGACCGCGCGACATCAAGGTGCTGAAGTACAGCAAGCGCGGCGGCCAGCGCCCCGAGATCAAGACCCTGCGCGTGCTCGGCAACCAGCGCCTCACCCCCGGCGGCACCATCAAGCGCGCGAAGGCGAAGCGGCCGCTCTCGGCCAAGAAACGCAACCAGGCAGACTGAACTTGGCGCCAGTGCAAGGCGCCCAGCGCCACATTCTCTGCATGAAGTGGGGCACCAAGTACGGCCCCGAATACGTCAACCGCCTCTATGCAATGGTGCGCCGCAATCTCAGCGGCGACTTCAAGTTCGTGTGCCTGACGGACGATGGCACCGGCATCCGCCCCGAGGTGACGTGCCTGCCGATTCCGCCGCTCAACCTGCAGCTGGCGCCCGGCCAGCGCGATGGCGCCTGGAAGAAACTCACCACCTTCGAAAAAGACCTGCACGGCCTGCGCGGCACCGCGCTGTTCCTCGACGTGGACGTGGTGATCGTGGGCAGCCTCGACGCCTTCTTCGAGCATCCCGGCGAGTTCCTGATCATTCACGACTACGCGCGCCCCTGGCGCCGTGGCCGCATCACCGGAAATTCATCGGTGTACCGCTTCGAGCTGGGCGCCCACGCCGACGTGCTGGCGTATTTCCGCGACAACATGGACAAGGTCCAGGCCGAGTACCGCAACGAGCAGACCTACCTGTCCGCCATGATGCACAAGCAGGGCAAGCTGGGCTACTGGCCTGCCGCCTGGTGCCCGAGCTTCAAGTACCACGGCATTCCGACGTGGCCGACCAACTACTGGGAAGAGCCCTTCGTGCCCGAAGGCGCGCGCATCATGGTGTTCCATGGCGAATGCAACCCGCCCGATGCGCTGGCGGGCCGGCGCAACCGCACCTTTCGCTTCATCAGGCCAGCGAGCTGGGTTGCCAGGTTCTGGAAGGAATGAGGTGGACGCAGGCGGTGGGTGGGCAGCTTGCCCAGCCGCCAGCCTTCAGTCGGCCTAGGGTGCGCACGCAGCGCCCATGCGCCACAGCAGCACGCCGGCACAGAGCCACTGAACCAGGTACATCCCGCTTCCCACGGCGTGCCACAGCTTGAGGTTGTCGCGCGCCAGGATGCGGGGCGCCACGGCATATTGCTGCAGCAGCGCCAGCAGCAACGCAGCCAGTATGAGGAAGATCGCGGCCATCGAGGCACTGTCGATGCGCTCGTCCATCTTCGTCCTGAAATGCACCAGCAGCAGCAGGCCGCAGCCGATGGCGATCCAGCTCTGCGCCTCGAACAGCTGGCCGGCAAAGTTGCCCGCCACCGCGGGGCTTCCGAGCTTCGCGAACAGCATCGGCACCACGAGGAAGCCGATCGTCGTGAGGCTGCCCCACCAGAAGGCGGCCAGCAGCAGCGCGAGACGGTCTTTCATGTGGCGCGGCGGGTCAGGGTCAGAGGTAGCGGACCGCGACGATCTCGTAGCGCTTGAGGCCGCCCGGGGCCTGCACTTCGGCCACGTCGCCCTCTTCCTTGCCGATGAGCGCACGCGCGATCGGGCTGGAGATGTTGATGAGGCCGAGCTTCAAGTCGGCCTCGTCTTCGCCCACGATCTGGTATTTGACCGCTTCACCGGTTTCTTCTTCCTCGAGTTCGACCGTGGAGCCGAACACCACCTTGCCGCCGGCGTCGAGCTCGGCAGGGTCGATGATCTGCGCGGCCGAAAGCTTGCCTTCGACTTCCTGGATGCGGCCTTCGATGAAACCCTGGCGATCCTTCGCAACCTCGTACTCGGCGTTCTCGCTCAGGTCGCCCTGCGCGCGGGCCTCGGAAATCGCATTGATGACCCAGGGGCGATCGACGGTCTTGAGCTGGTGCAATTCAGCGCGCAGTTTCTCGGCACCGCGCTTGGTGATGGGGATGGTGGCCATGTTGGGTTCTCCATAAAGCGAAACCGCCGAACGCTGCCGTTCGGCGGTCGATGAGGGAAAGGATCAGACGAGGGTGCGTCCGGTCAGCCGGCTCAGGATGGCGAGCGGGCTCGAATCGGGATTGTATTGCTTCGCCGCGGGCAGATGAAGGGTCTGCTCGAGCATGTACTGGCCCGCCATGACGGCGTGCGAGGTCTGGTCCGAAAAGCACACCCACACCGAGCCCGGCGGGAATTCGGCCTTTTCCTGCGGCGAGCTTTCCTGGTAGGCCATGTCCGACTTCATGCCGTCGTGCAGCTGCAGCATCAGGTGGTCGTATTCGCTGCGCAGCGATTTGGTGACGCGCAGCGCGCGCAGCAGCTTCGCCTGCCAGCGCACATAGGGCTTGGCACGCGGAAGGAAGCGCCGGGCGATGTCTTCGAAGGGCTCGCCCACGCGCCACACGCGCGGCGCGCCGTCGGGATTCACGTTGGTGAACACGCGCAGGATGCGCTCGCCGTAGTTGGGCCGCGACGGAAACGCATCGACGTGCAGCCTCCGGTCGTCGGCGCGCCAGGACTGCACGCGCGTCTCGACCTGCGCCGGCCGGTAGCTGGTCGGCGCGAGGCGCAAGGCCGTTGTGTAGTGCGGCAGCAGCCCATGGATGAGTTGCTGCGCCTGCGCGCGAAAGCGCCCGACCATGGCGGCCGTCGCACGCTGCACCGCTTCATCGCCCGCCACGCCCTTGAGGTGGCCGTTGGCATCGAGGCTGATGTTGCGCACGTCGGGCGACAGCAGGCTGGGCGTGAGCAGGCGGCGTTCGTCGGCCAGCAGTTCGAAGCCCAGTCGCGGAAAGTACAGCACCTTGCCTGCTTCCAGTTCCGCGATCCACGCCTCGTTGGGCGTGGCCGCGCTCCAGTCGGCCAGGTCCAGTTCGACCAGCTGGGTTTCCATGATGGCGCTCAGGCGGCAGCCAGTTGCGCGTGCATCTCCTGCACCGAGATCACGCCGAGCTCGTCCATGAAGCCCATGCCTTCGACTGCCGCTTCGGCGCCGAAGATGGTGGTGAACGTGGTCACGCGGGCCAGCAACGCCGAGGTACGGATCTGACGCGAATCGGCGATCGCATTGCGGCGCTCTTCCACCGTGTTGATGACCAGCGCGATCTCGTTGTTCTTGATCATGTCCACGATGTGCGGGCGGCCTTCGGTCACCTTGTTGACCGTCGCGCATTCGATGCCTGCGGCGCCGATGGCCGCGGCTGTGCCCTTGGTGGCGATGATCTCGAAACCCAGCTTGACCAGGCCGCGCGCCACTTCGACCGCGCGCGCCTTGTCGTTGTTCTTCACCGAGATGAAGACCTTGCCCGACTTCGGCAGGTGCGTGCCGGCGCCGAGCTGCGACTTCACGAAGGCTTCGCCGAAGGTCTTGCCCACGCCCATGACTTCGCCGGTCGACTTCATCTCGGGGCCGAGGATCGTGTCCACGCCCGGGAACTTGACGAACGGGAACACGGCTTCCTTCACGCTGAAGTACGGCGGCGTGACTTCCTTCGTCACACCCTGCGACTTGAGCGACTGGCCGGCCATGCAGCGTGCCGCCACCTTGGCGAGCTGGATGCCCGTGGCCTTGCTCACGTAAGGCACGGTGCGCGATGCGCGCGGATTCACTTCGAGCACGTAGATGACGTCCTTGCCGTCCTTCTGCTGGATGGCGAACTGCACGTTCATCAGGCCGACCACGTTGAGCGCGGCAGCCATGGCGGCGCTCTGGCGCTTCAGCTCGGCAATCGTCTCGGCGCTCAGGCTGTACGGCGGCAGCGAGCAGGCGGAGTCGCCCGAGTGCACGCCGGCTTGCTCGATGTGCTCCATCACGCCGCCGATGAGCGTCTGGCCTTCGGCATCGCGCAGGCAGTCGACGTCGCATTCGACGGCGTCGTTGAGGAACCGGTCGAGCAGCACCGGGGAATCGTTGCTGACCTTGACGGCTTCGCGCATGTAGCGCTCGAGGTCGCGCTGCTCGTGCACGATTTCCATCGCGCGGCCGCCGAGCACGTAGCTCGGGCGCACCACCAGCGGGTAGCCCAATGCCGCGGCCTTCTCGAGCGCCTCGGGTTCGGTGCGCGCGGTGGCGTTCGGCGGCTGCAGCAGCTTGAGCTCATGCAGCAGCTTCTGGAAGCGCTCGCGGTCTTCTGCGGCATCGATCATGTCGGGCGAGGTGCCGATGATCGGCACGCCGTTGGCCTCGAGGTCGAGCGCGAGCTTGAGCGGCGTCTGGCCGCCGTACTGCACGATCACGCCGAGCGGCTTTTCCTTGTCGACGATCTCGAGCACGTCTTCGAGCGTGAGCGGCTCGAAGTACAGGCGGTCAGAAGTGTCGTAGTCGGTCGACACGGTTTCGGGATTGCAGTTGACCATGATGGTCTCGTAGCCGTCCTCGCGCATCGCGAGTGCGGCATGCACGCAGCAGTAGTCGAACTCGATGCCCTGGCCGATGCGGTTGGGACCGCCGCCGAGCACCATGATCTTCTTCTTGTCGGTCGGGTTCGCTTCGCACTCGTCCTCGTAGGTCGAGTACATGTAGGCCGTGTTGGTCGCGAACTCGGCCGCACAGGTGTCCACGCGCTTGTAGACCGGGCGCACGCCCAGCGCGCGGCGCTTCTCGCGGACGGCGGTGTCGGTGGTCTTGAGCTGCTTGGCCAGGCGCCGGTCGGAGAAGCCCTTCTTCTTGAGCGCGAGCAGCGTGTCCTTGTCGATGTCGGCCAGCGACTTGGTTTCGAGCTCGAGTTCGATCTTCACGATCTCTTCGATCTGCACCAGGAACCACGGATCGATCTTGGTCAGCGCGAACACTTCGTCGACGCTCAGGCCCATGGCAAAGGCGTCGCCCACGTACCAGATGCGCTCGGGGCCGGGCTCGCCGAGTTCCTTCTCGAGCACTTCGCGGTCCTGCGTCTTTTCGTTCAGGCCATCGACACCCACTTCGAGGCCGCGCAGCGCCTTCTGGAACGATTCCTGGAAGGTGCGGCCCATGGCCATGACCTCGCCCACCGACTTCATCTGCGTGGTGAGGCGCGAATCGGCCTGCGGGAATTTCTCGAACGCGAAACGCGGAATCTTGGTGACGACGTAGTCGATCGAGGGCTCGAACGACGCCGGCGTGGCGCCGCCGGTGATCTCGTTGCGCAGCTCGTCGAGCGTGTAGCCCACCGCCAGCTTGGCCGCGACCTTGGCGATCGGGAAGCCCGTGGCCTTGGACGCCAGCGCCGAGGAACGCGAGACGCGCGGGTTCATCTCGATGACGACCATGCGGCCGTCCTTCGGGTTGATGGAGAACTGCACGTTCGAGCCGCCGGTGTCCACGCCGATCTCGCGCAGCACGGCCAGCGAGGCGTTGCGGAGAATCTGGTATTCCTTGTCGGAGAGCGTCTGTGCGGGTGCCACGGTGATCGAGTCGCCGGTGTGCACACCCATGGGGTCGAGGTTTTCGATCGAGCAGACGATGATGCAGTTGTCGGCCTTGTCGCGCACGACTTCCATCTCGTACTCTTTCCAGCCGAGCAGCGACTCCTCGATCAGGAGCTCGTTGGTGGGCGAGGCTTCGATGCCGCGCTTGCAGATGGTCTCGAATTCTTCCGGGTTGTAGGCAATGCCGCCGCCGGTGCCGCCAAGCGTGAAGCTGGGGCGGATCACGGTGGGGAAGCCGACCGACTTCTGCACGGCCCAGGCCTCGTCCATCGAGTGGGCGATGCCGGAGCGCGCCGAGCCCAGGCCGATCTTGGTCATCGCGTCCTTGAACTTCAGGCGGTCCTCGGCCTTGTCGATGGCCTCGGGCGTGGCGCCGATCAGCTCGACCGGCTTGTTGGTGGCCGCGCCCGTGTACTTGTCGAGCACGCCGTTGCGCCAGAGGTCGAGCGCGCAGTTCAGCGCGGTCTGCCCGCCCATGGTAGGCAGGATGGCGTCAGGGCGTTCCTTGGCGATGATCTTCTCGACCGTCTGCCAGGTGATCGGCTCGATGTAGGTCACGTCGGCCGTGGCCGGGTCGGTCATGATCGTCGCGGGATTGCTGTTGATCAGGATGACCTTGTAGCCCTCCTCGCGCAATGCCTTGCACGCCTGCACGCCGGAGTAGTCGAACTCGCAGGCCTGGCCGATGATGATCGGGCCGGCGCCGATGATGAGAATGGATTGGAGGTCTGAGCGCTTGGGCATCTTATTTATCCTTGGTGAAACCGATGCCGCGGCCGCTGTAGGCGCCCGGCTTCGGCTCATCCATCAGTTGATGGATCGCGTTGAATACATCGCGAAAGTTCTGGTCGTATCGCTGTTCCAGCGCGTTCAGCTTGCGCTTGAGATCGGCATGCTCCGACAGCATGCTGCGCAGCTTGACGAAGGTGCGCATGATCTCGATGTTGACGGCCACGGCGCGCTCGCTGCGCAGCACGCTCGACAACATGGCCACGCCCTGCTCGGTGAACGCCACGCTGCGGTAGCGCGCGCCGCCGGAACCCGGCTTCTCGGGTTTTGAGATCACAAGCTGTGATTTCAAATTCTCGAGGTCCTGGTTCGCCAGGGTGAAGGCGAAATCCGCCGGAAAACGATCGAGGTTGCGGCGCATGGCCTGCAACAGGACCCGGGTCTCGACGCCATAGAGCGCGGCAAGGTCCTGCGCCAGCATGACCTTGAGGCCACGCAGCACATAGATCTTGCCCTCGGCATCGCGCAAGGCGGCGATCACCGAGACGTCGAGCACCGCGGGTGCATCAGCCACGTGCCTGCTCCATGAGCGCAGTGAAGCGGTCGAACAGGTAGCCGATGTCGTGCGGTCCGGGCGAGGCTTCCGGGTGGCCCTGGAAGCAGAAGGCCGGCTTGTCCGTGCGCGCGAGGCCCTGCAGCGTGTTGTCGAACAGGCTGATGTGGGTCGCCCGCAGGTTGGCCGGCAGCGACTTCTCGTCGACCGCGAAGCCGTGGTTCTGGCTGGTGATGCTCACCCGGCCGTTGTCCAGGTCTTTCACCGGATGGTTCGCACCGTGGTGGCCGAACTTCATCTTGAAGGTCTTCGCGCCCGAGGCCAGCGCCATGATCTGGTGGCCCAGGCAGATGCCGAAGGTGGGAATGCCGGTCTCGATGAGTTCCCGGACCGCGTTGATGGCGTAGTCGCACGGCTCCGGATCGCCCGGGCCGTTGGCCAGGAAGATGCCGTCGGGCTTGAGCTTGAGCACGTCGGCGGCGGGCGTTTGCGCCGGCACGACGGTGATGCGCGCGCCGCGCTGGGCGATCATGCGCAGGATGTTCTTCTTGACGCCGTAGTCGAAGGCCACCACGTGGAACCTGGGCGTGATCTGCACGCCGTAGCCCGGCTTGCCGTTCGAGTTGACGAGCTTCCACTCGGTTTCGGTCCACTCGTAGGTCTGCTTCACCGACACCACCTTGGCCAGGTCGAGCCCGGCCATGTTGGGCGCGGCCTTGGCGGCGGCAATGGCCTTGTCGATCAGCGCCTGCGTGACCGCCTCGCCCGCGGCCAGGCCCAGGATGCAGCCGTTCTGCGCGCCATGGGTGCGCAGGTGGCGGGTCAGCTTGCGGGTGTCGATGTTGGCGATGGCCACCGTCTTGCCGGCCACGAGGTATTCGCTCAGCGTGGCCGTCTTGCGGAAATTGGACGCGACGAGCGGCAGGTCCTTGATGATCAGGCCGGCGGCATGGATCTTGTCGGCTTCGATGTCTTCCCCGTTGACGCCGTAGTTGCCGATGTGCGGATACGTGAGGGTCACGATCTGCTGGCAATAACTCGGGTCGGTGAGGATTTCCTGGTAACCGGTCATCGAGGTGTTGAACACCACTTCACCGGTCGTGGAGCCGGCGGCTCCGATCGAATTGCCTTGAAAGACCGTGCCGTCTGCGAGCGCCAGGATGGCGGGCGGGAAACTTCCCTTGAGAGACAAAAGCACTGGGTTCTCCGGATGGTTACGGTCGCCCGGAGCCCCCAGGCGCGTTGCCTGCGGACTGCTGCTTAAGGGGAAGATGGCGTTGAAGGCGGCCGGGCGACGCTATTGCGAGTAAGCCCCCGATTGTAGCTCGGCGGCATCGCTCTCCCGCCCCGAGGCGCCCTAAAACATACGCCTTCCATGCCTTTATGGCATCGGCGAATCAGGAAACGGCCTGCGCCAGCCGGGCTGCGCCGCTCGCGTGCAGGCAGATGGCCGCGGCGGCCGCCACGTTCAGCGACTCCTCGCCGCCCGGCTGCGCAATGCGGATGTGATGCGTCGCCCTGGCTTCGAGCTCCGGCGAGACGCCCTGCCCTTCATGGCCCATCAGCCACGCGCAAGGCTCGGGCAGGCGCGCCTGGTGCAGCCACTCGCCCCGGTGCGAACTGGTGGCCACCAGCGGCACTCTCAGCCCGTCGAGCGCATCGGCCTGGACGCCTTCGATCAGGTGGAGCCCGAAATGCGCGCCCATGCCGGCGCGCAGCACCTTGGGCGCCCACAATGCAGCCGTGCCCTTGAGCGCGATCACCTGCGTGAAACCGAAAGCCGCCGCGCTGCGCAGGATGGAGCCGGCATTGCCGGCGTCCTGGAGGCGGTCGAGCACGACGCTGGGCGCGTCGGGCAACAGCGCGGGCCGGGACGGCAGATCGAGCACGAAACCCAGGGGCGCCGGCGACTCCAGGCCGCTGGTGGCGCGCAGGAGATCGTCATCGACCACTACGGTTTTGGTAGCACTGTTCGCCCACTCCGCAGGGGCCGACGGCCAAAAGGACGCCGAGAAGACGGCGATCGCCGGCTTCACGCCCCGCGCCAGCGCCGCGCGGCAAAGATGGTCGCCTTCGAGCCAGATGCGCCCGAGCTTGCGATAGGCCCCCGGTTCCTGGGCCAGCTTGCGCAAGTCCTTGAGCAGCGGGTTGTCGCGCGAGCTGATGTGGCTCACGCCGCCGGGAGTGGTCATGCCGCAGCTCAGGACTCGGGCCGAAGCTCGAGGTGCACGGTTTCGACCGTTGCGATGAGCCCGGGCATCTGCAGTGCAGCTTCGTCCGGTACGGCGGCGGGGCCGAGGGTGCGCGCCAGCGCTGCCGCCACGGGACTGAAAGACCTGCGGTGATGAACGCAAGCGCCGTGGCGCAGCAGCGCCTCCAGGTGCTCCGGCGTGCCATAGCCCTTGTGGCCGGCAAAGCCGTAGAGCGGAAACTCGACGTGCAGCTGCTCGCACAACCGGTCGCGATGGACCTTGGCAAGAATCGATGCGGCGGAGATCGCCTTGATGCGGGCATCCCCCTTGACGATGGCTTCTGCCAGCACGTCGAGCGTCGGCAGGCGGTTGCCGTCGACCAGCACCTTGGCGGGCTTCAGGCGCAGCCCCTCGACCGCTCGGCGCATCGCCAGCATGGTGGCCTGCAGGATGTTGTGGGTGTCGATTTCTTCCACGCTGGCCTGCGCCACCGAGCAGCACAGGGCCTTGGCCAGGATCTGGTCGTTCAGGCGCTCACGCTGCAGCGGCGTGAGGGTCTTGGAATCCGCGAGGCCCCGGATCGGGCGCTTGTCGTCCAGGATGACGGCCGCCGCGACCACGGGCCCGGCCAGCGGACCGCGTCCCGCCTCGTCCACGCCCGCGACGAGGCCCGGAGCGTCCCACACGAGGGCAGCCTGCTCAGCCTTCAAGAACTTTCTGGATCGCATCGGCGCAAAGTGTGGGCGTATCGCGCTGCAGTTGCACGTGCAGCTCTGAAAATTTTTGTTGCAGCGCCTGCGTCTTCTCGGGCGCATCGAGCCAGGCGAGCGTGGCAGCGGCAAGCGCCTCGGGTGTCGCCGCCTCCTGCAACAGCTCGGGCACCACGAACTCGCGCGAGAGGATGTTGGGCAAGCCGACCCAGGGCTGGAGCTGCTTGCGCTGCATGAAGCGCCACGACAGCGAATTCATGTTGTAGGCAATGACCATTGGGCGCTTGAACAACGCCGCCTCGAGCGTGGCGGTTCCGCTGGCGATCAGCGTGACGTCGCAGGCGGCGAGCGCAGCGTGCGACTGGCCGTGGAGCAAGGTCACGCGGCCCGCGATGCCGCTGGCCTGCAGCAGGGCCTCGACCTCGACGCGCAGCCCGGGCAGGATGGGTGCGACGAATCGCAGCGCGGGCCTCGCCTTCAGCATCTGCGCCGCGGCGGCAAAGAACCGGGCGGCCAGGTAGCGCACTTCCGACCGGCGGCTGCCCGGCAGCAGCGCGACGACCTCTGCATCCGGTGCCAGGCCCAGGGCGGCGCGGGCAGCGGTCCGGTCGGGCGT
The Variovorax sp. OAS795 genome window above contains:
- a CDS encoding DUF4149 domain-containing protein — protein: MKDRLALLLAAFWWGSLTTIGFLVVPMLFAKLGSPAVAGNFAGQLFEAQSWIAIGCGLLLLVHFRTKMDERIDSASMAAIFLILAALLLALLQQYAVAPRILARDNLKLWHAVGSGMYLVQWLCAGVLLWRMGAACAP
- a CDS encoding Kdo hydroxylase family protein — encoded protein: METQLVELDLADWSAATPNEAWIAELEAGKVLYFPRLGFELLADERRLLTPSLLSPDVRNISLDANGHLKGVAGDEAVQRATAAMVGRFRAQAQQLIHGLLPHYTTALRLAPTSYRPAQVETRVQSWRADDRRLHVDAFPSRPNYGERILRVFTNVNPDGAPRVWRVGEPFEDIARRFLPRAKPYVRWQAKLLRALRVTKSLRSEYDHLMLQLHDGMKSDMAYQESSPQEKAEFPPGSVWVCFSDQTSHAVMAGQYMLEQTLHLPAAKQYNPDSSPLAILSRLTGRTLV
- the greA gene encoding transcription elongation factor GreA yields the protein MATIPITKRGAEKLRAELHQLKTVDRPWVINAISEARAQGDLSENAEYEVAKDRQGFIEGRIQEVEGKLSAAQIIDPAELDAGGKVVFGSTVELEEEETGEAVKYQIVGEDEADLKLGLINISSPIARALIGKEEGDVAEVQAPGGLKRYEIVAVRYL
- a CDS encoding YhbY family RNA-binding protein → MPAIQLTPAERKVHRAEAHHLDPIVMVGGDGLTPAVKKEADAALKAHGLIKVRVFSDDRLARDAMLRELADELDAAPIQHIGKLLVLWRPKPEKERVVDEDRMPGPRDIKVLKYSKRGGQRPEIKTLRVLGNQRLTPGGTIKRAKAKRPLSAKKRNQAD
- the ftsH gene encoding ATP-dependent zinc metalloprotease FtsH: MNNQWFSKVAVWLVIAMVLFTVFKQFDTRGGVGSGAVSYSEFLDQVRNNQIKSAVIPEGAGGGEIVAVTNDDRKIRTTATVLDRGLVGDLIDHNVKFDVKPREEGSLLMTLLVSWGPMLLLIGVWIYFMRQMQGGGKGGAFSFGKSKARMMDENNNTVTFADVAGCDEAKEEVREVVDFLKDPQRFQKLGGRIPRGLLLVGPPGTGKTLLAKSIAGEAKVPFFSISGSDFVEMFVGVGAARVRDMFENAKKNAPCIIFIDEIDAVGRQRGAGLGGGNDEREQTLNQMLVEMDGFETNLGVIVVAATNRPDILDAALLRPGRFDRQVYVTLPDIRGREQILGVHMRKVPLGQDVNPSVIARGTPGMSGADLANLCNEAALMAARRNARVVEMQDFEKAKDKIFMGPERKSMVMPEEERRNTAYHESGHALIGKLLPKCDPVHKVTIIPRGRALGVTMSLPAQDRYSYDREYMLNQISMLFGGRIAEEVFMHQMTTGASNDFERATSIARDMVTRYGMTDALGPMVYAENEGEVFLGRSVTKTTNMSEQTMEKVDAEVRRIIDEQYALARRLIEENSDKMHAMAKALLEWETIDSEQLDDIMAGRAPRPPKDWTPRIPPSGSGGSGGTPAVNPDPAPTAA
- a CDS encoding RlmE family RNA methyltransferase; protein product: MSTKAKSKKVNKAWLHDHINDPYVKLATREGYRARAAYKLKEIDESLGLVKPGQLVVDLGSTPGAWSQYLRRRMSPAGAAAGELNGTIVALDMLPMEPIEGVTFLQGDFREAALLEQVLGVLAGRKADLVVSDMAPNLSGIHSADAARVAHLIELAIDFSQHHLKPEGALVAKLFHGSGYDELVKLFKANFRTVKPFKPKASRDKSSETFLVGMGLKAQETP
- a CDS encoding glycosyltransferase, with the translated sequence MKWGTKYGPEYVNRLYAMVRRNLSGDFKFVCLTDDGTGIRPEVTCLPIPPLNLQLAPGQRDGAWKKLTTFEKDLHGLRGTALFLDVDVVIVGSLDAFFEHPGEFLIIHDYARPWRRGRITGNSSVYRFELGAHADVLAYFRDNMDKVQAEYRNEQTYLSAMMHKQGKLGYWPAAWCPSFKYHGIPTWPTNYWEEPFVPEGARIMVFHGECNPPDALAGRRNRTFRFIRPASWVARFWKE